One Pyrococcus furiosus DSM 3638 genomic window, GAGTTGCTGTATATATGGGTATCTTCTGGCCTCTAATGAACATAACTAGCCTACTTTCAGTTATAATTGTCATAGCCTACGGAGGATATTTAGCGTATAAGGGAGCCGTAAGCATAGGTGTTGTAGTTGCCTTCATTCAGTATGCCCAGAGATTTAGAGGACCAATTAATAACGTCGTAAGTATGTATGACAGCTTACAGTCTGCATTAGCGGCATTAGAGAGAATATATGAAATTTTAGACGATGAAAACGTTGAAGATTACAAAGGAATTAACGTTGAAAGATTAACTGGAGAAATAAAATTTGAAAACGTGTGGTTTGAATACGAAAAAGGAATACCCGTATTAAAGAACATTAACCTCCATATTTCACCTGGAAGCAAAGTTGCAATAGTTGGAAAGACTGGAGCAGGAAAAACAACTATGATTAACCTAATTTTAAGATTCTACGATCCTAATCAGGGAAGAATTCTCTACGACGGCATTGAAGGAAGAAAAATAAGTAGAGAAAGCCTTAGGAAGAGGATTGGATATGTCCCCCAAGAGACGTATCTCTTCCCAGGAACCATTATGGAAAATATTCTAATAGGAAATCCGGAAGCAAAAGAAGAAGATGTAGTTAGGATATGCAAAGAGCTTGGAATCCATGATTTCATAATGAAACTTCCCAATGGGTATGAAACTACGGCAGGAGAAGCTGGAAAGTTGTTGTCAGTAGGAGAGAGACAACTAATTTCCATAGCAAGGGCTCTCCTAAAAGATCCAGATATTGTTATTCTAGATGAGGCCCTCTCTAGTGTAGATCCTAAAACCGAAAGTCTTGTACAACGGGCAATGTTAAAGCTTATGGAGGGAAGAACAAGCATAATAATTGCCCATCGCTTGACAATAACGCAGTATGCAGACAAAATTGTAGTTCTCGAGGATGGAAAAATCGTGGAAGAGGGTAGCCCTCAAGAGTTACTTGAGAAAAGAGGATACTTCTACACCTTATACACCACCCAGGTTGAGGAAATCTAAAACTTGTTAAAGGAAACAACTTCTTCAATACTTTTCCTCTTTAGCTTTGGCTTCGGATCATCTGGGTATCCTACTGGGAGTATTACCTGAAGCCTCCATTCCCTGGGAACTTGAAGAAGTTCTTCTATTGGCCGTGTATTTGGAGGAGTGTAGGTAACTGTTCCAAGTTCTACCTCTTCTAAGGCTAAAAGGAAGTATCCCACAGCAATCCAAACTGATTGAAGCCAATAAGGAGCTTTCGTATATCCAAATACCAATACTAAATACGGAGCCTCTGTTAGAAAAGGTTTTTCTGGAGTGAATTCATTCTCCACTAACCATTCTTTCAACTCCCCCTTAATTCTCTCATAGAATTTTTCCTCCTCTACTTCACATACTTCTCTTATTCTGGCCTTTAATTCCGGATTGTCAATTACTACAAATTTCCAAGGTTGAGCGTTCATTCCACTAGGAGCTTCTTTGGCTGTCTCAATCGCCTTGAAAACTAATTCAATTGGAGGTCTATCCTTCGAAAATTTCCTCACTGTTTTTCTTCGCTTTGCAAGCTCTAGTACCCTCATGGGAGTAGCTTGAGATATTGTAAAATATAAACCTTACCAAACGTAAAATTTCTTGTCAAAAATTCATAAAAGCAACCATTAAATTTATTAAGGTACTAAAGAAGTCTAAGTGGTTTTGACCATGCTAGCCTTTGCATACCTACACCTTCATCATCATTGATCTCTATTCTCTCTTCACTTGGTTAGTTGGAGGTGTTTTCTATGTGGGCTAAGAGAAGCATGGAGGAGTATATTAAAATTGCTGAAATTGCAAACAAGCTTCGCTCGATTTTTCAACTCTGGGGATATAAAGAAGTGGTATTTCCAATTATCGAGGAATACTCACCTGAAATTAGAAAAGGAACAAAATTTGCCTATAATAACTTGTTCTATCTAATCTCCCCAGACGTCACATCAAGAATAATAAAACAGTTCAAAGACGGAAATGCAAAGGTATTCTACATAGCAGAGGTCCTAAATGGTGATGTTAAGGGAGAATGGCAGGCTGGAATAGAGTTCATTGGAGGAAAAGGTCTGGGAATGTATCTTGAAGCTCTTTCGATAGCAATAACATCCCTAGAAAGTCTTGGAATTACAGAATTCTACATCGACATTGGAAGCATTGAGGTTTGGAAAGAACTAAGCGGAGAATACTGGCCCAAAATAAAAGAAGCCCTAATAAAGCGAAACTTTGAGATAATAGAAAATATTCCAATTCCCAAGGACAAAAAAGACAAGATGTGGGAGTTATTTAATTTTAGGGGAAGAAGAAGTGGAATAGAAAAATTAGACACTATAGTTGATTCCATAGAGGATCCAAGGGTGTTTATAGACCTAGGAACTGTTCGTCCACTTCCCTACTATACCGACATAATATTCGAAATATACTCTCCCCAGGTAGGAAAACCAATAGGGGGAGGAGGAGAATATGAGGTTAGAGGAAAGCAGGCGATTGGCTTCGTTTTCTACTTAAATAGGTTGCTAAGTCTTTACAGACCGAAAGATAGGGCAAGAAAAGTTATTTCTGAAATAGATCCTAAGAAAGCATATTCCACAGCTAGAGAAATGGTGAGACTAGGAATTCCAGTGGAGGTGAGGTTATGAGGTTTGTTTTACCAAAGGGAAGGCTTTACCAAGATTCGATAAAAGTACTAGAACTCGCTGGAATAAAAGTTCCAAAGAGAGACGAAAGAGCTCTAATCTGGGGGGATGGAAATAACGAATTCCTTTTAGCTAGAGCGTTTGACGTTCCCGTTTATGTTGAACATGGAATTGATATAGGAATAGCGGGGAGTGATGTAGTAGAAGAGAGAGGAAGTGACGTGTTTATCCCCCTGGAACTACCTTTCGGAAAATGCAGGTTAAGTATAGCTGTCCCCAAGGAGAAAGTTGTAGACCCAGAAAATATGGATGGTTACAAGATTGCAACAAAATATCCCAACATAACAAAGAGGTACTTTGAAAATCTCAATATTGAAGTTGAAGTGATAAAACTCCACGGAAGTATAGAGCTAGCTCCAAGAATAGGAATAGCTGATGCAATAGTTGACATAGTGGAAACAGGAAATACATTAAGATCAAATGGACTCGTTGAAGTTGCAAAGATAATGGATGTTTCAGCGCTCCTCTTAGTAAATCGCATTTCTCAAAAGATGTTCTTTGAAGAAATTAATTCTTTCATAACAAAAATTAGGAGGTCTGTTTATGGACATTGAAGAATACGTCAGGGAGATTTTGAAAGATATCCGGGAAAGAGGATTAGAGGCAATAAGAGAGTACTCAAAAAAATTCGACGGATATGAAGGCCCATTTGAAGTCTCAAAGGAGGAGTTTAAGGAAGCTGAAGAAAGAATTCCAGAAAGGGATAAAGAAATTATAAAGAGAACTCTCAAGAGAATTGAGAAATACCATAGAAAACAACTAAAGCAGGACATTTTATACATCGAGAATGGCTCTCTCTATGGGCTAATATACAAGCCACTCAAGAGAATAGGGATATATGTCCCAGGTGGGAAACCGCTGCCTTCAACTCTAATGATGGTAGGAGTCCCCGCAAGGGTCGCTGGAGTTAAGGAAATCGTTGTAACAAACCCACCCAAAGATGGGAAAGTAAATCCATACATCCTGTACATAGCAAAACTCCTCAAGATTGAAGAAGTATACAAGCTCGGAGGAATTCAGGCAATAGCTGCCATGGCTTATGGTATTGGAATGAAAAAGGTCCAAAAGATCTTTGGGCCTGGGAATAAGTTTGTCAATGAAGCAAAGAGACAAGTTTTTGGAATTGTCGGGATAGACAGTTTGGCTGGCCCTTCTGAAATAGCAGTAATTGCAGATGAAAGTGCGGATAAAGATTTCGTTCTTTACGATTTGTTAAGCCAATTAGAACACGGAAAAGATAGCAAGGCATGGTTATTGACGACGTCAAAAGAACTAGCAGATTACTGTAATAGAGAGGGAATAACAGTTATCGTGTGTAGCTCTCTTGAGGAATGCTGTAAGAAAGCTAATGAAATAGCTCCAGAACACCTTGAGATAATAACTAGAGAACCCCTAAAATTGGTAGACTTAATTGAAAATGCAGGTGCGATATACCTAGGGCTATACACACCAGTTCCTGCAGCTGACTACTTCTTAGGAGTTAATCACGTTCTCCCAACGGGAGGTGCGGCAAAATTCATGGGTGTTCTCACAGTTTGGGACTTCATGAAGCCAATAAGCATTGCAATGGTTAGTAGAGAGGAGTTTATCTCTGAAAGAGAGCTGGGAATAAGATTAGCTGAAATAGAAGGAATAGAACTCCACAAAAAGAGCTTGGAGGTTAGAAAATGAGAAAGAAGGCTAATCATTGTGAAATCAACTGTGTAATTAAAGATACCTTTTATTGGGGTGAAGAAAGTGAGGAGAACTACAAAAGAAACGGATATAATTGTAGAAATCGGGAAAAAAGGAGAAATAAAGACAAATGACTTAATCCTAGATCACATGCTTACTGCCTTTGCATTTTATCTAGGAAAGGACATGAGGATCACGGCAACGTATGACTTGAGGCACCACTTATGGGAAGATATTGGAATAACCCTTGGAGAAGCGCTTAGAGAGAATCTTCCAGAAAAGTTCACAAGGTTTGGGAATGCAATAATGCCAATGGACGATGCTCTTGTCTTAGTTTCAGTGGACATTTCAAATAGACCCTATGCAAATGTGGATGTAAACATAAAAGATGCAGAAGAAGGATTCGCAGTTTCTCTCCTAAAAGAATTTGTTTGGGGGCTCGCTCGCGGACTTAGAGCTACGATCCACATAAAACAACTAAGCGGTGAAAATGCCCACCATATAGTAGAGGCCGCATTTAAGGGGCTTGGAATGGCTCTGAGAGTAGCAACTAAAGAGAGTGAGAGAGTTGAAAGCACAAAGGGGGTATTGTAATGGATAGAATTGCAATAGTCGACCTAGGAATTGGTAATCTAGCAAACGTAAAGAAGGCCCTAAAAGGATATATAACTAGCGATCCTTACGAGATAGAGAAAGCAGACAAAATTGTTCTTCCCGGGGTTGGCAATTTCGGGGCCGTGGTGGACAAACTCGCCCCAATAAAAGATATAATCATTGAGGGAATAAACGAGGGAAAGCCCTTCCTGGGAATATGTCTTGGAATGCAACTTCTTTTCGAGGAAAGTGAAGAAAGCCCAGGAAAAGAGGGACTTGGAATATTCAAAGGAAAAGTTGTGAAACTAAAAAATGTAAGAACCCCACATATTGGCTGGAACCAGGTGTGGATAAAGAAGGAATGCAAGCTCTTTGAGGGGCTAAAGAATGGCAGCTATTTTTACTTTGTTCACTCCTATCATGCCGTCCCACAAGACCCCGATATAATAGCAACAACTACAGACTATGAAAATGCAGAGTTTGTCTCCTCAGTATGCTTTGAAAACATATTTGGCGTCCAGTTCCACCCAGAAAAGAGTAGCAAAAATGGTCTTATACTCCTAAGAAACTTTAGGAGGTTATAAAATGAAGTTTAGAATTTACCCAGCCATTGATATAATGGATGGAAAAGTAGTAAGGTTGTATAAAGGAAAGAAGGACGAAGTAAAGGTGTATGGAGATCCACTGAAGTTTGCAGAGAAATTTTCAGAATACGTGGATAAAATCCACATAGTGGATCTGGATGGGGCATTCTCCGGCAAACCCCAAAATCTTGACATTGTAGAGAAGATAATTAGAGATGTTGGAGTAAGAGTGCAGATAGGGGGAGGATTTAGAGATTATGAGTCGATCAAGAAGGCGTACGACATAGGAGTTGAGAATGTAATTATAGGAACAAAAGCCCTTGATATCTCTTTTTTGGAAAGAATAACCTCAGAATTCGAGGGAATAACAGTCAGCTTGGACTCCAAAGGGGGAAAGATTTTCACCAAAGGTTGGATAGAGGAAGAGAGCCTTCTTGTAGAGGATGCATACAAAATGCTCCGAAAATTCGTTAATAGGTTTGTATACACAGTCATAGATAGAGACGGTACCCTCCTGGGAATAGAGAAAATCAAAAGGTTCTGGGGAGATGAAGAATTTATTTATGCAGGAGGAGTGGCAACACCTACCGATATAATTCAGCTGGCTGAAATAGGGTTTTCTGGCGTTATTATTGGGAAGGCTTTGTATGAAGGAACTATCTCTCTTGAAGAAGCTTTGGAGGTTGCTAAAAGTGTTGGCAAGAAGAATTATAGCAGCTCTTGACATAAAAGATGGTAGGGTTGTTAAAGGAATAAAATTCAAGAACATTAGAGATGCTGGAGATCCAATAGAACTAGCTAAAAGGTATGAGAGCGAAGGAATTGACGAGATAGTCTTTCTAGATATTACTGCCTCCTACGAAAAAAGGAAAATCCTTCTCGACTTGGTAGAAAGAGTAGCAGAGGAAATCTACGTTCCTTTTACGGTGGGAGGAGGTATAAGAACAGTTGAAGAGGCAAGAGAAATAATTAGACGAGGGGCCGACAAGATATTTATCAATACAGCCGCCGTGGAAAATCCCTCCTTAATTAAAGAGATCGCTGACCTCATAGGCTCAGCAAACTTAGTTGTTGCTATAGATGCCAAGTGGAACGGAAAATTCTGGGAAGTTTATACACACGGGGGAAGAAAGCCCAGGGGAATGGACGCTGTTGAGTGGGCCAAAAGAGTAGAAGAACTGGGAGCAGGTGAAATTCTCCTCACGAGCATGGACACCGATGGAACAAAGCAGGGATTTGACATTCCACTAACAAAAGCAGTTGTTGATGCCGTAAATATTCCCGTTATAGCCTCTGGAGGGGCTGGAAAACCAGAACACTTTTTAGAAGTATTTAGGATAGGTTCTGATGCTGCATTAGCGGCATCAATTTTCCACTATGGTGAATATACGGTAAGGGAACTGAAGATGTTTCTTGCCAAAAATGGAATTCCAGTTAGACTTGATTAGAGGTGAGCATATGGAAATTGAAAAGTTATTGGAGCAAGTAAACTGGGAAAAGAACAATGGGATTGTCCCCGTCATAGTTCAGGATGAAAAAGGAGAAGTTCTTACACTTGCATATATGAACAAAGAAGCCCTTAGAAAAACTCTTGAAACGGGAATTGCCCACTACTACTCACGTTCCAAGGGTAGAATTAGAATGAAAGGAGAAGTTAGTGGGAATATACAGACAGTTAAAGAGATAAAAATTGATTGTGACAATGACGCCCTCTTGCTAATAGTTTCTCCAAAAGGACCTGCCTGTCACACTGGAAACTATTCATGCTTTTATAGAAAGCTTGGAGAACCAGAGAGAGTGCTCCCAATAGATTATTCTCTTTCAATTCTAAAGGAGCTCGAAGAGATAATAAAAAGAAGGAAAGAAACCCCCGTTGAAGGTTCATATACGTCCAAACTTTTTAAGGAAGGGAGAGAAAAGATCTACAAAAAATTTGGAGAAGAAGCTATAGAAGTCCTCGTTGCTGAGAAAAGGGAAAGGATAATCTACGAAGTTGCAGACTTATTATATCACCTTCTAGTGCTCCTTACATATAATGACATTTCTCTAGGAGAGGTTATGAACGAGTTAAGGAGGCGGAGAAAGTGATCTGGGAAGAAATTCTAAACTTCGAGCCCTATAGAGCCGTAGAAGGAAACTACAGAATATGGCTTGATAAAAATGAAAGTCCCTATGACCTCCCTCCCCAACTTAAAGAGGAGATATTAGAAGAACTCAAGAGAATAGAGTTTAATAGATATCCTCACATAACCTCAGACCCTCTAAGAGAGGCCCTCGCAGAATTCTACGGACTAAAAAAAGAAAACATAGCCGTTGGGAATGGTAGTGACGAACTAATAAATTATCTTGTGAAGATGTTCAAGGGAAAGTACATAGTCGTTACCTCCCCCACTTTTGGCATGTATTCATTTTTTGCGAAGCTTCATGGAATTCCAGTGAAAGACATTCCCCTAAAGGAGGACTTCACAATTGATGGAGAGAGAATTGCAGAAGAAGGAAAAGCAGCATCAGCAATTTTCATAGCCTCACCAAACAACCCTACGGGAAACTCTCAACCAGAAAATGAAGTCCTCAAAGTTCTAGACTCTGGGAGAGTAGTTATACTTGATGAAGCCTATTCTGAGTTTTCGGGAAAAAGCTTCATACCAAAAATCAGTGAGTATGAAAATTTAGTAATTCTAAGGACGTTTTCAAAGGCGTTTGGACTTGCTGGAATTAGATGTGGATATATGATAGCAAATGAAAAGATTATAGATGCTTTATACAGAATACTCCCTCCATACAATCTTAATTCCTTGACAATGACAGTGGCTATAAAGATGTTAGAACACTATGATATTGTCAAGAGAAGAATTAAACTTATTGTAAAGGAACGAGAAAGAATTAGAAGAGAATTTATAGAATACTCCTATCCGAGTGAAGCTAACTTTCTTCTTATGAAGCTCGATGCATACGATTATCTTCTAAAGAAGGGGATTGTCGTGAGAAAGTTATCTGGAAGGCTAGAGGGTCACATTAGGGTAACAATAGGAAAAAAATGGGAAAATGATGAGCTGATTAAAGCCCTAAAAGAATTCCTGGAGGAGTGCAGATGTGGATAGTCTTTGATGTAGATGGTGTACTCATAGACACTAGCGAGAGTTATGATATGGCAACAAAGCTCACAGTAGAGTACTTTCTTTCCCACCTGGGAATTAAGAAGGAAGTTTCTTTAGAGATAATAAGGGACATGAGAAAGAAAGGAGTATTTTCGGATGATTTTGAACTCAGTGAAGCATTAATTTTAATGTATCTTTCAGGAGAAGACCTTCCAAAAGGAGAAGGAGTTGAATATTTAAGGCAGAAGTTAGGAATTGTACTAGATAGAAAAGACATCGAAAGGGTGTTTAATACGTTTTATCTTGGCGAAATATATCCTAACAGCATTTTCAAGTTTGAAGGACTTTGGAGAAAAGAGAAGAGAATTGTTGATATCGAATTATTAAAGAAGGCAAAAGAAACTTATAAGCTGGGGATAGTTACTGGAAGAGATTCCCTAGAGATGAAGCTTGCAGAGGAAATTATCCGCTTTAAATTCGACAAAGTTGTTACAAGAGATATGTTTGAAAAACCTGACCCCCGGGCCTTATATGAAGTTACACAAGGGGAGGAAGCCATCTACATAGGAGACAGCAAAGTTGATGAAGAGCTGGTCGAGAGGTATAGGAGAACATTCAAAGGCAACGTTACCTACCTCATGGTCGGGAGAGATGTCAATGATGTCAACGAAGCATTGAAAAAGATACTTTTCCAATCATATATAAGGTGATTTTATGGAGTTATATGACGTTTCAGAATTTTGGAAGTTTGATATGAGAGTTGGAAAGGTAATAAAGGCAGAAAAGTTAAAGAGAACTAGGAAATTGATAAAGTTGGTTGTTGATTTTGGAAAAGAAACGAGAACAATAGTAACTGGAATAGCAGATCAATATAACCCCAAAGATTTAGAAGGGAAGAAATTTATTTTTGTTCTAAACTTAAAACCAAAAGAATTCTCTGGAGTTAAAAGTGAAGGAATGCTAATAGTGGCAGAAGAAGAAAATGGAAAAGTTTACTTACTTCCTGTTCCAGAAGAAGTTCCGGTAGGAACAAAAGTTTGGTAGAGATCAGCACTTAAGATCCTCATCATCCCTTCAGAGCTGCGCGGGTTCATCATCTTTACCACAAGATCTGAAAGCATTTTTATATTTTTATGTGCTAAGTTGAATTGGTGTTGTATGATGAAAAAAGTTCTTGGTGCAATAGCATTAATTTTTGTAGTTGCAGGAGCATATGGAATAATGCACTATGCAAACGAAGAAAGATACTATTCCCTTAGAGCAACTTTCAGGATGGCAGGAGTAGGATACAAGGGATATGAGCTGAGAGATGGAACTTTAGTGTTTAAATTTGAAAGAAAAGGAGATGTTTTTGCCCAAGTAATTGTTTCAAAAGAGTACACAACAAGTGAGAAAATTCCCATAAAAGATGTAAAGAAAGTAATTATGGAAATAACAACCAATGGAACAACGAAAGTTTATGAGGCTAAGTTTGTGGGACGTGAAGGAGAAAAAATGATATATGAAGCTATAGAAAGATAGCTACCTTTTAATTTTTACCTTCTTGAAGATAATAACTATCATCCCTCCCCCAACCACCAGTACTATTGAGAGGACTGTCCAAAGAGCACTTCCCTTTTCTGCTCTAAATCCATGTACTTCATATGCTTTAATTGAGAGGGGGTATTGAGATGGATATATAACAATGTAACCGTCGAGTGTTGAAACTACCGCAGAGTTCGTTGCATTTCCTATATATTTAGAATCTCTAATTAAGATAAGCGTTGAGTTTTCTAAGAAAACCTTCCCATCGACAAGTCTAGGTTCAGGAATATCAGCAAAGAGAAGCTTTCTAAGGTAGGAAACACCATTTCTATACATTTCAGAATCAACAAGTCCAACTTTTTCTAAAGCCCAAAGAACTTTCGAAGTAGATGTTATACCAGCTACAGACCCCTGAGTGTATGGAAATGCTCCTGTCTTATATTGTCTTTCTTGAAGTATTTTCAGGGTTATATTAAACTCCTCACTCATGTTGAATTCTTTAAACAGAATTAAGGCATATGCAAAATAGTATGTGGGTATTTTATAATAGATTGGAGCTCCTGACTCATCTTTTGCACTAACCATCCATGTTAGATTAGCCTTCAAGTACTCTATGGAGGAGGTATAATTGTAAGGGACATCCAACATCTTAAAGACTAAAATAACATATTCGGTATTGAAAAAGTCTTCCCATTTCCCATTTTCCTGAATGGAAAGGAGGTATTTAATCTCGTTGCTATAATCCAACCCAAGATAAGCTTTAATTCTTGCAACTTCAGCAATTTGCCATGGAAGTAACCCAGTTATATTTGAGGGCAATTCAGGGGAAACACCGCAGTGGAGATAATAATCTGCAAGCACAACTTTCTCCCATTCAAATTGAGGAGTTACTTTCTTGAGGTAGGGACATGCTACCGACGTAAGATTTCTAAATTCATTAATTTTGGAAACATCAATCAAATCCAAAACTCTATATCTTAAAACTCCCCAAAAGCCAAAGTTTTGAAGAGCAAGTAGTTTCTCCTTATACTTTTCTTTCCCAGTTGCATATAGAGCCATTGCAACTTCCATGGGGCTATTATAGTCTCTTACAGGCAAGTTTACACTCTCTCCTAAGTAGGAAAGAGCAAATGCTTTGTAAACCTCCAATTCTTCATTAATCCCTAATTTCTCGAGTGACTTTCTATCTTCAAGTGCCATTAACCCAAATATTTTTTCAATATCAGTGTGAGGAGTATTAGAGAGGAGCCACTCCCTAGCTCGTCTCACAGCCTCTTTAACTTGCTCTCTAATGTCAATATATCCTTGTGAGGGAAGGCCCAAGTATTCCTTTAAGGCAATGTAAGATAAGGCAGTGTCAAAGTAACTATCCCAGGATCCATCAGATTTTTGAGTGTAGATCAACCAGTATGCTGCATTTGTAATTGTGAGATAATATCTCCCGCGGGCAAGGTTTTCACACCTCATCAGCGCCATCATTGCCATTGCAGTATACTTAGGCTCATGCTTTTCTCCATATGCATAACCCCAAGAGTCAAAAGGTGTTTTAATTTGCATTAACCATTCACAACCCTCTAAAGCTCTTGCATATTCGCCTACCTTATATAATGCTATTACCGAAAAGGCTGTATCTGGAGTAGTAGGTTTGTAGACGTAGAGATATTCTCCAGCTTTCACTGGAGATAAGAGTAAAGTAATGATAATTACCCCTAAGAATACCTTTTTCACAAAAATTC contains:
- a CDS encoding nitroreductase family protein, whose product is MRVLELAKRRKTVRKFSKDRPPIELVFKAIETAKEAPSGMNAQPWKFVVIDNPELKARIREVCEVEEEKFYERIKGELKEWLVENEFTPEKPFLTEAPYLVLVFGYTKAPYWLQSVWIAVGYFLLALEEVELGTVTYTPPNTRPIEELLQVPREWRLQVILPVGYPDDPKPKLKRKSIEEVVSFNKF
- the hisD gene encoding histidinol dehydrogenase, encoding MDIEEYVREILKDIRERGLEAIREYSKKFDGYEGPFEVSKEEFKEAEERIPERDKEIIKRTLKRIEKYHRKQLKQDILYIENGSLYGLIYKPLKRIGIYVPGGKPLPSTLMMVGVPARVAGVKEIVVTNPPKDGKVNPYILYIAKLLKIEEVYKLGGIQAIAAMAYGIGMKKVQKIFGPGNKFVNEAKRQVFGIVGIDSLAGPSEIAVIADESADKDFVLYDLLSQLEHGKDSKAWLLTTSKELADYCNREGITVIVCSSLEECCKKANEIAPEHLEIITREPLKLVDLIENAGAIYLGLYTPVPAADYFLGVNHVLPTGGAAKFMGVLTVWDFMKPISIAMVSREEFISERELGIRLAEIEGIELHKKSLEVRK
- the hisIE gene encoding bifunctional phosphoribosyl-AMP cyclohydrolase/phosphoribosyl-ATP diphosphatase HisIE, whose translation is MEIEKLLEQVNWEKNNGIVPVIVQDEKGEVLTLAYMNKEALRKTLETGIAHYYSRSKGRIRMKGEVSGNIQTVKEIKIDCDNDALLLIVSPKGPACHTGNYSCFYRKLGEPERVLPIDYSLSILKELEEIIKRRKETPVEGSYTSKLFKEGREKIYKKFGEEAIEVLVAEKRERIIYEVADLLYHLLVLLTYNDISLGEVMNELRRRRK
- a CDS encoding ABC transporter ATP-binding protein — its product is MESNSTLFLIKRFIGEVTRQKKILGIILLSIIGLTLTNLASPYILRIIIDEYLVPRKLEGLGFITALYLLTLIGQWAFMTLQTYYIEVFGQRVLRELRSKLHEKMLISNLDFFKNKSTGDLVSRIINDTNMVNDVLVSGLLSGVSSILSLSGIIIAMFLLDVRLTLVTLTSVPLMVAIALYFGGKMRRAYRETREKIARISTIVEESVAGIETIKAFGKERDVEKDFSLASIETIKAYLRVAVYMGIFWPLMNITSLLSVIIVIAYGGYLAYKGAVSIGVVVAFIQYAQRFRGPINNVVSMYDSLQSALAALERIYEILDDENVEDYKGINVERLTGEIKFENVWFEYEKGIPVLKNINLHISPGSKVAIVGKTGAGKTTMINLILRFYDPNQGRILYDGIEGRKISRESLRKRIGYVPQETYLFPGTIMENILIGNPEAKEEDVVRICKELGIHDFIMKLPNGYETTAGEAGKLLSVGERQLISIARALLKDPDIVILDEALSSVDPKTESLVQRAMLKLMEGRTSIIIAHRLTITQYADKIVVLEDGKIVEEGSPQELLEKRGYFYTLYTTQVEEI
- the hisF gene encoding imidazole glycerol phosphate synthase subunit HisF codes for the protein MKELSLLKKLWRLLKVLARRIIAALDIKDGRVVKGIKFKNIRDAGDPIELAKRYESEGIDEIVFLDITASYEKRKILLDLVERVAEEIYVPFTVGGGIRTVEEAREIIRRGADKIFINTAAVENPSLIKEIADLIGSANLVVAIDAKWNGKFWEVYTHGGRKPRGMDAVEWAKRVEELGAGEILLTSMDTDGTKQGFDIPLTKAVVDAVNIPVIASGGAGKPEHFLEVFRIGSDAALAASIFHYGEYTVRELKMFLAKNGIPVRLD
- a CDS encoding ATP phosphoribosyltransferase regulatory subunit, with protein sequence MWAKRSMEEYIKIAEIANKLRSIFQLWGYKEVVFPIIEEYSPEIRKGTKFAYNNLFYLISPDVTSRIIKQFKDGNAKVFYIAEVLNGDVKGEWQAGIEFIGGKGLGMYLEALSIAITSLESLGITEFYIDIGSIEVWKELSGEYWPKIKEALIKRNFEIIENIPIPKDKKDKMWELFNFRGRRSGIEKLDTIVDSIEDPRVFIDLGTVRPLPYYTDIIFEIYSPQVGKPIGGGGEYEVRGKQAIGFVFYLNRLLSLYRPKDRARKVISEIDPKKAYSTAREMVRLGIPVEVRL
- the hisG gene encoding ATP phosphoribosyltransferase, which produces MRFVLPKGRLYQDSIKVLELAGIKVPKRDERALIWGDGNNEFLLARAFDVPVYVEHGIDIGIAGSDVVEERGSDVFIPLELPFGKCRLSIAVPKEKVVDPENMDGYKIATKYPNITKRYFENLNIEVEVIKLHGSIELAPRIGIADAIVDIVETGNTLRSNGLVEVAKIMDVSALLLVNRISQKMFFEEINSFITKIRRSVYGH
- the hisH gene encoding imidazole glycerol phosphate synthase subunit HisH, translating into MDRIAIVDLGIGNLANVKKALKGYITSDPYEIEKADKIVLPGVGNFGAVVDKLAPIKDIIIEGINEGKPFLGICLGMQLLFEESEESPGKEGLGIFKGKVVKLKNVRTPHIGWNQVWIKKECKLFEGLKNGSYFYFVHSYHAVPQDPDIIATTTDYENAEFVSSVCFENIFGVQFHPEKSSKNGLILLRNFRRL
- the hisA gene encoding 1-(5-phosphoribosyl)-5-((5-phosphoribosylamino)methylideneamino)imidazole-4-carboxamide isomerase — encoded protein: MKFRIYPAIDIMDGKVVRLYKGKKDEVKVYGDPLKFAEKFSEYVDKIHIVDLDGAFSGKPQNLDIVEKIIRDVGVRVQIGGGFRDYESIKKAYDIGVENVIIGTKALDISFLERITSEFEGITVSLDSKGGKIFTKGWIEEESLLVEDAYKMLRKFVNRFVYTVIDRDGTLLGIEKIKRFWGDEEFIYAGGVATPTDIIQLAEIGFSGVIIGKALYEGTISLEEALEVAKSVGKKNYSSS
- the hisB gene encoding imidazoleglycerol-phosphate dehydratase HisB: MRRTTKETDIIVEIGKKGEIKTNDLILDHMLTAFAFYLGKDMRITATYDLRHHLWEDIGITLGEALRENLPEKFTRFGNAIMPMDDALVLVSVDISNRPYANVDVNIKDAEEGFAVSLLKEFVWGLARGLRATIHIKQLSGENAHHIVEAAFKGLGMALRVATKESERVESTKGVL
- the hisC gene encoding histidinol-phosphate transaminase, which gives rise to MIWEEILNFEPYRAVEGNYRIWLDKNESPYDLPPQLKEEILEELKRIEFNRYPHITSDPLREALAEFYGLKKENIAVGNGSDELINYLVKMFKGKYIVVTSPTFGMYSFFAKLHGIPVKDIPLKEDFTIDGERIAEEGKAASAIFIASPNNPTGNSQPENEVLKVLDSGRVVILDEAYSEFSGKSFIPKISEYENLVILRTFSKAFGLAGIRCGYMIANEKIIDALYRILPPYNLNSLTMTVAIKMLEHYDIVKRRIKLIVKERERIRREFIEYSYPSEANFLLMKLDAYDYLLKKGIVVRKLSGRLEGHIRVTIGKKWENDELIKALKEFLEECRCG